In Lathyrus oleraceus cultivar Zhongwan6 chromosome 2, CAAS_Psat_ZW6_1.0, whole genome shotgun sequence, the DNA window aagagaatgatCGCCTGAAGAAGAACCATGAACATCTTGGAAGTCTCCCCAACCAGGAGGAAGCATTTGTGTGAAACATTTTAGATGAACTTGATCACGATCTACCACCTGAAGGAAGCATGATGTTGGGAGAAGGGAGCGCATGCCCGACCCCGACTTCTCAGATTTGTTATGAGGAGCTATTATCGATATGTTTCTGAATAATTCCCTTCGGGCTTGATTTGTATTACACTCTCGTTGCTAGGTTGATATCTGATAGGGTTGATGTTGAGACTCTTGTAGCCCAGCGGGAAGCTTATTGATATGTACTTGTATTCCACCTTCTTGATATATGAATAAAAGAGTTTCTTGGCTATTGGCTTCATAAACTATCTCCCTTTATGCTTTGTATTTTCTTATGTTGATAAACAAACTCACGGATTCCTTGGAAATTTCTTCCTTTACAAAAAAAGAATATAACATGAATAAATGTGCACATATTAATTTTTTGGCATACATGCATGCATCCACGCATTTATATGTCATAGGCTTCTAGAAAACGAAATGCTTACCACCTCCATCTTTCCGCAGCAAAAACGACGACTCGCCATCACTATTTCACCCTAGCAAACAAATCCAAGATCATGGATGATTTTGAAACTGACAAGGCTCCTGTCCGTGAATATCTCGCCCAAGTCCAGGGAAGAATGGACCTCTTCCAAGGGAAAAAGGAGGCCATCTTGGAACTCCTCCAAACTCAGAGGGCTCCTGCCTCCGCGAACCCTGCTGATGACAACTTCACCCGTGCTGTTGGGGTGGTCAATCCTGCTACTGTTGTTGGTGCTACTATCGAAACTCCGATGGAGACTGTAGTACCAACCGCTGAGAACCCCTAACTAGTCCCTACTGACATGAGTAGGCTTGTTGTTGCCTACCCTTGGGGAATGCCCTAAATTTTGCTGCTCACTTTGCCAATGGGGGGGTTTTCTTCCCTCATCTGACTCTCACCGCCCTTGCTACTATAGGAAATCGTACTTTCCCATGGGCTATACCTACTGTTTAGACTCCTCCGGTTGATGTTTCCAACCCCAAGGACAATCAAGGTCAGGTTCCCCATGTAACCCCTGACATTGAAGGTGAATAACGAGGCTCGCGCCTCCACTTTCATATTCCCGCCCAAGCCACTCAACCTGCAAGCGCCAATCAAGCTACTCCCTTCAGTCATCTTGGGGAAACCTCTATGCCCATGACGACCTCTGCACCCACCAATCCGGCACACTAGTATGTGCAGACATGGGCACCTCAGGCCCCCAATGCTCAGGCTAGAGGACAATATCCTCATTTGATGTATGTCGCTCAGACAGTGCCTCTTGGTTTCTCATACCCGCAACAAATGTTGTTTTCTCCGCAGAACGTGCCTACTCAGGTGATGGCCCCTGAAGCCTCTCGGCCAACCAGCCAGGTCGCTCCTTCCGCTATTGATCCGGCCAGACCTATGGATTATCAGCTATTGGACGATAGAATAAGGGCTATCGAGGGTTTCTCAACCTTTGGTATAGATGCTCGAGACCTTTGCTTGGTTCCAAACGTGGTGCTTCCACAAAAATTCAAGGTGTCAGACCTCCCGAAATACAAAGGTTTAAGTTGTCCTCGTAGTCATATCACCATGTACTACAGGAAGATGGTGTTGTATATCGACAATGTTGACCTGCTGATCCATTGCTTCCAGGAAAGTCTGTCCGGAGCTTCTCTGGATTGGTCCATGGGGTTGGAACGTACTAAGATTCGGTCATGGAGGGACTTATCCAAGGCATTTCTGAAACAATATAAGTACAACCTTGACATGGCTCCGACGAGGCTCCAATTACAGAATCAAGCACAGAGATCCAATGAAAcctttaaagagtatgctcaacaTTGGCGCGAGATGGCGTCCAGGGTCCGACCAACACTGTCTGATAATGAACTTGTGGATATCTTCATGGGTACGCTCCAAGGGTTGTATTATGAGAAGATGATTGGGAGTTCGTCTACAAACTTTGAAGATATGGTAACTATCGGTGAGCGTGTAGAGAATGGGTTGAAATCAGGGAAGATCACAGATACAACTGCTCCACAAACAACGAACAAGAGGTCGCGTGGGGGCTTCATAAAGAAGAAGGAGGGGGGAGAAAATGTTGTGACGACAAGTGCCTGCCCCCAATATTAGTTTCCGATGACCCATATGTCGTACTATCCATATTCGTATATCGTTGCAACGTAGTATCAACAACCGCCATGTCAGTATCAACCACAGAAAGGTAATCAATAATTAGCACCTACTCAGAGAAATCTCGAAGGatttggacgattgcttctagggctccataggatgtttattctccttttctcttgtattgtatttggttaccaaaactgtactacttctttggtgtaaaaagtttc includes these proteins:
- the LOC127123143 gene encoding uncharacterized protein LOC127123143, which produces MAPEASRPTSQVAPSAIDPARPMDYQLLDDRIRAIEGFSTFGIDARDLCLVPNVVLPQKFKVSDLPKYKGLSCPRSHITMYYRKMVLYIDNVDLLIHCFQESLSGASLDWSMGLERTKIRSWRDLSKAFLKQYKYNLDMAPTRLQLQNQAQRSNETFKEYAQHWREMASRVRPTLSDNELVDIFMGTLQGLYYEKMIGSSSTNFEDMVTIGERVENGLKSGKITDTTAPQTTNKRSRGGFIKKKEGGENVVTTSACPQY